Proteins found in one Aethina tumida isolate Nest 87 chromosome 1, icAetTumi1.1, whole genome shotgun sequence genomic segment:
- the LOC126266533 gene encoding uncharacterized protein LOC126266533 codes for MGHKNSKQRNRLQSKPECTEIVDFEWSVAEPKEDAINETAAKEKEEEEEEQEPVPVEYPPALQKILESLKKIKTDIIEMSNEQIDLYFATYKDELHNNWRNIYGMKFTDPRLTKMKVAVIEDIKEQLKDLNGRVLNRTIRERRK; via the coding sequence ATGGGCCACAAAAACTCCAAACAAAGAAACAGATTACAATCGAAGCCGGAATGTACGGAAATAGTGGATTTCGAATGGTCCGTCGCGGAGCCCAAAGAAGACGCAATAAACGAAACGGCGGCGAAGGagaaggaggaggaggaggaggagcaGGAGCCCGTGCCCGTGGAATACCCGCCGGCTTTACAAAAGATTTTGGAATCtctgaaaaaaatcaaaactgaCATTATCGAAATGTCCAACGAACAGATAGACTTGTACTTTGCTACGTATAAAGATGAACTGCACAACAATTGGAGGAACATTTATGGCATGAAATTCACCGACCCACGCCTGACGAAGATGAAAGTGGCGGTCATCGAGGACATTAAGGAGCAGCTTAAGGATTTAAATGGCAGAGTTTTAAATCGGACAATACGAGAGCGTAGAAAATAA